A window of the Halobacterium hubeiense genome harbors these coding sequences:
- a CDS encoding long-chain-fatty-acid--CoA ligase: MERPLLVTDFLDRAREYYGDETAVVATTGQRYTYDELGERADRFAAALQARGVEAGDRVAVLDPNTHYHLEAAYGTMQAGAIHTPLNYRLTPEDFEYVLNDAGVTAIYADHEYAEKVEAVRDEVPVETFITNDADAVDGDWEGFDDVLAAAGDYDRPEMSEDDVVTINYTSGTTGDPKGVCRTHRNETLHAFLVSYHQDVRDTDTYLWTLPMFHVNGWGHIYAVTGAGATHVCTRGVDAASIFETVREEDVSYLCAAPTVLNMLQDYYADHDVEPSGDAPVRVATAGSSPPEATIRTVEDEFGWDLVHVYGATETGPLVTTSSAERLLDGEDRYALQKRQGIGFLGTEIRVVDEDGEDVPWDDSTIGEIVVSGNQVMDGYWNKPEATEEAFNDRVEGYYHTGDLAVVDEHGFVAIQDRSKDIIISGGENISSIELEDALFDHPEVGDAAVIPSPHEEWGETPKAFVVPASGDPESPGVTADELAEFTRERLASYKAVRRVEFVAELPTTATGKVQKYELREREWADEESMVGQG, encoded by the coding sequence ATGGAGCGACCACTCCTCGTCACGGACTTCCTCGACCGCGCCCGCGAGTACTACGGCGACGAGACCGCTGTCGTCGCGACGACGGGCCAGCGGTACACGTACGACGAACTCGGCGAGCGCGCCGACCGGTTCGCCGCCGCACTGCAGGCCCGCGGCGTCGAAGCGGGCGACCGCGTGGCCGTCCTCGACCCGAACACGCACTACCACCTCGAAGCCGCCTACGGGACGATGCAGGCGGGCGCGATTCACACGCCGCTGAACTACCGGCTGACCCCCGAGGACTTCGAGTACGTCCTGAACGACGCGGGCGTCACCGCCATCTACGCCGACCACGAGTACGCCGAGAAGGTCGAAGCCGTCCGCGACGAGGTGCCCGTGGAGACGTTCATCACGAACGACGCCGACGCCGTCGACGGCGACTGGGAGGGCTTCGACGACGTGCTCGCGGCCGCCGGCGACTACGACCGCCCCGAGATGAGCGAGGACGACGTCGTGACCATCAACTACACGTCGGGGACGACCGGCGACCCGAAGGGCGTCTGCCGCACGCACCGCAACGAGACGCTGCACGCGTTCCTCGTCTCCTACCACCAAGACGTCCGGGACACCGACACCTACCTCTGGACGCTCCCGATGTTCCACGTCAACGGCTGGGGCCACATCTACGCCGTCACGGGCGCCGGCGCCACCCACGTCTGCACCCGGGGCGTCGATGCCGCGTCCATCTTCGAGACCGTCCGCGAGGAGGACGTCTCGTACCTCTGTGCGGCGCCGACGGTTCTGAACATGCTCCAGGACTACTACGCGGACCACGACGTCGAGCCCTCCGGTGACGCGCCCGTGCGGGTGGCGACCGCGGGCAGTTCGCCGCCCGAGGCGACGATTCGCACCGTCGAGGACGAGTTCGGTTGGGACCTCGTCCACGTCTACGGCGCGACCGAGACGGGGCCGCTGGTCACCACGTCGAGCGCCGAGCGCCTGCTCGACGGCGAGGACCGGTACGCGCTCCAGAAGCGACAGGGAATCGGGTTCCTCGGCACCGAAATCCGGGTCGTCGACGAGGACGGCGAGGACGTGCCGTGGGACGACTCCACCATCGGGGAAATCGTCGTCAGCGGCAATCAGGTGATGGACGGCTACTGGAACAAGCCCGAGGCGACCGAGGAGGCGTTCAACGACCGCGTCGAGGGGTACTACCACACGGGCGACCTCGCAGTCGTCGACGAGCACGGCTTCGTCGCCATCCAGGACCGCTCGAAGGACATCATCATCTCCGGCGGGGAGAACATCTCCTCCATCGAGCTGGAGGACGCCCTCTTCGACCACCCCGAGGTGGGCGACGCCGCCGTGATTCCGTCCCCGCACGAGGAGTGGGGGGAGACGCCGAAGGCGTTCGTCGTGCCGGCGTCCGGCGACCCCGAGAGTCCGGGCGTCACCGCCGACGAGCTCGCGGAGTTCACCCGCGAGCGCCTCGCCTCATACAAGGCGGTGCGGCGCGTCGAGTTCGTCGCGGAGCTGCCGACGACGGCCACCGGGAAGGTCCAGAAGTACGAACTCCGCGAGCGAGAGTGGGCCGACGAGGAGTCGATGGTCGGACAGGGGTAG
- a CDS encoding DUF7289 family protein: MDARGQSETIGVVLLLAITVAGVGAVVAVGGSALDTAQDQSSVQRAEQSMSLFDARTALVALGRSDGQSLTLANAERGRYEVRPDTGRMVVVREQQDGTTTEYVDTTLGSVVYQNGDSEVAYQGGGVWRSRGAGAEMVSPPEFNYQGATLTLPVIRVTGGAQSAGGAPTARVTGNEAASNRSVFPGPGRSNPLENGTVTVAVESDYYRGWASFFRSRTSGNVSVLPDQNRVELELVARGGGGQFTLSDTPRRLRGVAETDPIESLSFTLRPKNPSGFRPMDWSMVLDNGGDQQFRVHIPRGKPCEGEPLPVTATYEDGGTTHTWENDSAVNESGTSFVADCDGDEPVLHLDFTGNTSLPYEGSDPPIANDSIGAIVDYAFAEMGPTVDLRVEKQGNGNSAGVQLDESSGEVVYDSSGDRVVTFLHVTENAVNVTVD; encoded by the coding sequence ATGGACGCGCGCGGACAGAGCGAGACCATCGGGGTGGTGTTGCTGCTCGCCATCACCGTCGCCGGCGTCGGGGCCGTCGTCGCGGTGGGCGGCAGCGCACTCGACACGGCGCAGGACCAGTCGTCGGTCCAGCGCGCCGAGCAGTCGATGAGTCTCTTCGACGCGCGCACCGCGCTCGTGGCGCTCGGGCGGTCGGACGGCCAGTCGCTGACGCTGGCGAACGCCGAGCGCGGCCGCTACGAGGTGCGGCCGGACACCGGCCGCATGGTGGTCGTCCGCGAGCAGCAGGACGGCACGACGACCGAGTACGTGGACACGACGCTTGGGTCGGTCGTCTACCAGAACGGCGACAGCGAGGTCGCGTACCAGGGCGGCGGCGTGTGGCGCTCCCGGGGCGCGGGCGCGGAGATGGTGTCGCCGCCGGAGTTCAACTATCAGGGCGCGACGCTGACGCTGCCGGTGATTCGCGTGACCGGCGGCGCGCAGTCCGCGGGCGGCGCGCCGACCGCTCGCGTGACGGGCAACGAGGCGGCGTCGAACCGCTCGGTGTTCCCGGGGCCGGGGCGGTCGAACCCGCTGGAGAACGGCACCGTCACCGTCGCCGTGGAGAGCGACTACTACCGCGGCTGGGCGTCGTTCTTCCGGTCGCGGACCAGCGGGAACGTCTCCGTGCTCCCCGACCAGAACCGCGTGGAGCTGGAGCTCGTCGCGCGCGGCGGCGGCGGCCAGTTCACGCTCAGCGACACGCCGCGGCGGCTCCGCGGCGTCGCCGAGACCGACCCCATCGAGTCGCTGTCGTTCACGCTCCGCCCGAAGAACCCCTCGGGGTTCCGGCCGATGGACTGGTCGATGGTCCTCGACAACGGCGGCGACCAGCAGTTCCGCGTCCACATCCCGCGCGGGAAGCCCTGCGAGGGCGAGCCGTTGCCCGTGACCGCCACCTACGAGGACGGCGGGACGACGCACACGTGGGAGAACGACTCCGCGGTGAACGAGTCGGGGACCTCGTTCGTCGCCGACTGCGACGGCGACGAGCCGGTGTTGCATCTCGACTTCACCGGGAACACGTCGCTTCCCTACGAGGGCAGTGACCCGCCGATAGCCAACGACTCCATCGGCGCCATCGTCGACTACGCGTTCGCCGAGATGGGGCCGACGGTCGACCTCCGCGTCGAGAAGCAGGGCAACGGCAACTCCGCGGGCGTCCAGCTGGACGAGTCCAGCGGCGAAGTCGTCTACGACTCCTCCGGCGACCGCGTCGTCACGTTCCTCCACGTCACGGAGAACGCGGTGAACGTGACCGTGGACTGA
- a CDS encoding DUF7289 family protein, producing MRSVRVGGASGDRGVSDALGFVLVFAIIVSTVAVVYVGGYDALTGARDAQQFANTERAFDVLDSNVDDLAVRGAPSRTTEVLLSDGALGFGEEVTFNVTTADSGYYEVTTSPLVYRADDGDRLVYSNGALFREYGDRAVLFGEPRVSAGDRTLVPLVVTRAASREISTDGTRRLLVRTDVASRDVERFTTATNLTVESPRAAAWERYLEGELGANCDGPAEGRTGRVECALGDDVYVQAVFVDVELS from the coding sequence ATGCGTAGCGTGCGCGTCGGCGGCGCCTCGGGCGACCGCGGGGTCAGCGACGCGCTCGGGTTCGTCCTCGTCTTCGCCATCATCGTCTCCACCGTCGCGGTCGTCTACGTCGGCGGATACGACGCGCTCACCGGCGCGCGGGACGCCCAGCAGTTCGCGAACACCGAGCGCGCGTTCGACGTCCTCGACTCGAACGTGGACGACCTCGCGGTCCGCGGCGCGCCCAGCCGCACGACGGAGGTGTTGCTGTCCGACGGCGCGCTCGGGTTCGGCGAGGAAGTCACGTTCAACGTCACGACCGCCGACAGCGGCTACTACGAGGTCACCACCAGCCCGCTCGTCTACCGCGCGGACGACGGCGACCGCCTCGTCTACTCGAACGGCGCGCTGTTCCGGGAGTACGGCGACCGCGCGGTGCTGTTCGGCGAGCCGCGCGTCTCCGCGGGCGACCGCACGCTCGTCCCGCTGGTCGTCACGCGCGCCGCGAGCCGCGAGATTTCGACGGACGGCACGCGGCGCCTGCTCGTCAGGACCGACGTCGCCTCGCGGGACGTCGAGCGCTTCACGACGGCGACGAACCTCACCGTCGAGTCGCCGCGGGCCGCCGCGTGGGAGCGATACCTAGAAGGGGAGTTGGGCGCGAACTGCGACGGCCCGGCGGAGGGACGGACTGGCCGCGTCGAGTGCGCGCTCGGCGACGACGTCTACGTGCAGGCGGTCTTCGTGGACGTCGAACTCTCGTAG
- a CDS encoding DUF7266 family protein, protein MADVSLRRDDRGVSTALGYVLNIGVAAILVTMLLFSAGSLVETQRDRAVETELRVVGDRVAADLAAADTLARASDGGSVRYAVEAPPRVAGVAYDVRVNESGNDTVVLDADRSDVTVTVEFQTETPVENATVSGGDFAVGYDGDQLEVEDA, encoded by the coding sequence GTGGCGGATGTGAGCCTGCGCCGCGACGACCGCGGCGTCTCCACGGCGCTGGGGTACGTGTTGAACATCGGCGTCGCCGCCATCCTCGTGACGATGCTGCTGTTCTCCGCGGGGTCGCTCGTGGAGACCCAGCGCGACCGCGCCGTCGAGACCGAACTCCGCGTCGTCGGCGACCGCGTGGCGGCGGACCTCGCGGCCGCGGACACGCTCGCGCGCGCCAGCGACGGCGGCAGCGTCCGGTACGCCGTCGAAGCGCCGCCGCGCGTCGCGGGCGTCGCGTACGACGTGCGGGTCAACGAGTCCGGGAACGACACCGTCGTCCTCGACGCCGACCGCTCGGACGTCACCGTCACCGTCGAGTTCCAGACGGAGACGCCCGTCGAGAACGCGACCGTCTCGGGCGGCGACTTCGCCGTGGGCTACGACGGCGACCAACTGGAGGTCGAGGATGCGTAG
- a CDS encoding DUF7288 family protein: protein MRGQAHTLEGVAAALLVVATVAFTIQATAVTPLTASTASQHIETQHERAASGLLETERANGNLSRTLRYWNGTGASFANGSANGYYVGEPPNASFLLAVEETFGDRAVAYNVNAYYVDANGDRRTRRVVHHGDPSADAVAATRLVTLYDNQSVTERNGTRFEPTAKTLADVDDATGERYFAPNAPGHAYAVVEVEVVLWRM from the coding sequence ATGCGGGGGCAAGCGCACACGCTGGAGGGCGTCGCCGCCGCGCTGCTGGTGGTCGCGACGGTCGCGTTCACGATTCAGGCGACCGCGGTGACGCCGCTGACCGCGAGCACGGCCAGCCAGCACATCGAGACCCAACACGAGCGCGCCGCCTCCGGCCTGCTGGAGACCGAGCGCGCGAACGGCAATCTCTCGCGGACGCTGCGCTACTGGAACGGCACCGGCGCGTCGTTCGCGAACGGGAGCGCCAACGGCTACTACGTCGGCGAGCCGCCGAACGCGTCGTTCCTGCTGGCCGTCGAGGAGACGTTCGGCGACCGCGCGGTCGCGTACAACGTCAACGCCTACTACGTGGACGCGAACGGTGACCGCCGCACCCGCCGGGTCGTCCACCACGGCGACCCGAGCGCGGACGCGGTGGCGGCGACGCGGCTGGTGACGCTGTACGACAACCAGTCGGTCACGGAGCGCAACGGCACGCGCTTCGAGCCGACGGCGAAGACGCTCGCGGACGTCGACGACGCGACCGGCGAGCGCTACTTCGCGCCGAACGCGCCCGGCCACGCGTACGCCGTCGTCGAAGTGGAGGTGGTACTGTGGCGGATGTGA
- a CDS encoding DUF7287 family protein, producing MSRAQTTMDFAAGVSIFLVTVAFAFAFVPGIITPFADPDVGDPVSANRVADDLATDRLASPNHPYDLDAERTAAFFEDGDAVGELAMRDYKSVNVTLTNTTGDVATIDDVRAAAGQSLPGDADATVAWRSVTVGGDRYELVVRVW from the coding sequence ATGTCCCGAGCACAGACCACCATGGACTTCGCCGCGGGCGTCAGCATCTTCCTCGTGACCGTGGCGTTCGCGTTCGCGTTCGTCCCCGGCATCATCACGCCGTTCGCGGACCCGGACGTCGGCGACCCTGTCTCCGCGAACCGCGTCGCCGACGACCTCGCGACCGACCGCCTCGCGTCACCGAACCACCCCTACGACCTCGACGCGGAGCGGACGGCCGCGTTCTTCGAGGACGGCGACGCCGTCGGCGAGCTGGCGATGCGCGACTACAAGTCGGTGAACGTCACGCTGACGAACACGACCGGCGACGTGGCGACCATCGACGACGTGCGCGCGGCGGCCGGCCAGTCGCTTCCCGGGGACGCCGACGCCACCGTCGCGTGGCGGAGCGTCACCGTCGGCGGCGACCGCTACGAACTCGTCGTGAGGGTGTGGTAG
- a CDS encoding type II secretion system F family protein yields MSTGSQSFGEGADAVADAFFPVYQWAFSDGSDFVADVETKLAEARMDDPVELFVSRAIGVGVVAGVLLWLLGLGLGYGLFYTGLVETETLIGVPVPNETLLAIVQALKIPALVVGTGLLFGFVGFTVGFGGLLSVPYMRSSSREREINMLLPDAVSFMYALSIGGMNQLEILEAMAKADDTYGEVAMEFRSIVQETEYFDTDYRTAVRNRSMETPSDELSQFLTDMLSIINSGGDMTEFLSDKKDKHMRTAKQQQELTLDTLELFGEMYMTLSLFPLLLIIILVIMSMLGQAQMRLLYATVYVLTPIVGLGFLVLVSTVKQDEIGDGYLEFEGEDAGRREPGLLSLGLVERFVGEYSIFDRVKRREGTYETMQVMRHPARFFRDNPLFTLAFTVPVTLVLVANAFLAGLAPTTLDGMVDAPIWGTFLYAYLPLYLVGFPLAVFREWNVRSRRRITNKLSDNLRKLSSANDTGMTILESIGAVSETTSGKLGEEFETMYAKVNYGTSLKRALVEFNNKYHIPRLARTVKLITKAQEASSQITAVLSTAAQASENQDDIERERRSRARMQVVIIIMTYLTLLAVMLILQVKFLGTMSGLETSTGGAGGAGGQLSFGGDIDTELLGMMFFHAVTMQGVISGFVAGYIRDASLLSGVKFAVALPTVALVAFSFA; encoded by the coding sequence ATGAGCACGGGGTCGCAGTCGTTCGGCGAGGGCGCGGACGCCGTCGCGGACGCGTTCTTCCCCGTCTACCAGTGGGCGTTCAGCGACGGCAGCGACTTCGTCGCGGACGTGGAGACGAAGCTCGCGGAAGCCCGCATGGACGACCCCGTGGAGCTGTTCGTCTCCCGCGCCATCGGCGTCGGCGTCGTCGCGGGCGTCCTCCTGTGGCTGCTCGGGCTCGGGCTCGGCTACGGCCTCTTCTACACCGGGCTCGTGGAGACGGAGACGCTCATCGGCGTCCCCGTCCCGAACGAGACGCTTTTGGCCATCGTGCAGGCGCTGAAGATTCCCGCGCTGGTGGTCGGCACCGGACTCCTGTTCGGGTTCGTCGGCTTCACCGTCGGGTTCGGCGGCCTGCTCTCCGTACCGTACATGCGGTCCAGCTCCCGGGAGCGCGAGATCAACATGCTGCTGCCGGACGCCGTCTCCTTCATGTACGCGCTGTCCATCGGCGGCATGAACCAACTGGAGATTCTGGAGGCGATGGCGAAGGCCGACGACACGTACGGCGAGGTCGCCATGGAGTTCCGCAGCATCGTCCAGGAGACCGAGTACTTCGACACCGACTACCGGACGGCGGTGCGGAACCGCTCGATGGAGACGCCCAGCGACGAGCTCAGCCAGTTCCTGACGGACATGCTCTCCATCATCAACTCCGGCGGAGACATGACGGAGTTCCTCTCGGACAAGAAGGACAAGCACATGCGCACCGCCAAACAGCAACAGGAGCTCACGCTCGACACGCTGGAGCTGTTCGGCGAGATGTACATGACGCTGTCGCTGTTCCCGCTGCTGCTCATCATCATCCTCGTCATCATGAGCATGCTCGGGCAGGCCCAGATGCGCCTCCTCTACGCCACCGTCTACGTGCTGACGCCCATCGTCGGGCTGGGCTTTCTCGTGCTCGTCTCCACGGTCAAGCAGGACGAAATCGGGGACGGCTACCTCGAGTTCGAGGGCGAGGACGCCGGCCGCCGCGAACCCGGCCTGCTCAGCCTCGGCCTCGTGGAGCGCTTCGTCGGCGAGTACTCGATTTTCGACCGCGTGAAGCGCCGCGAGGGCACCTACGAGACGATGCAGGTGATGCGCCACCCCGCGCGCTTCTTCCGTGACAACCCGCTGTTCACGCTCGCGTTCACCGTGCCCGTGACGCTCGTGCTCGTCGCGAACGCGTTCCTCGCGGGCCTCGCGCCGACGACGCTGGACGGCATGGTTGACGCGCCAATCTGGGGGACGTTCCTCTACGCCTACCTCCCGCTGTACCTCGTCGGGTTCCCGCTGGCGGTGTTCCGCGAGTGGAACGTGCGCTCGCGGCGCCGCATCACGAACAAGCTCTCGGACAACCTCCGGAAGCTCTCCTCCGCGAACGACACCGGAATGACGATTCTGGAGTCCATCGGCGCGGTGTCGGAGACCACCAGCGGGAAGCTCGGCGAGGAGTTCGAGACGATGTACGCGAAGGTGAACTACGGCACGAGTCTGAAGCGCGCGCTCGTCGAGTTCAACAACAAGTACCACATCCCGCGGCTCGCCCGCACGGTCAAGCTCATCACGAAGGCCCAGGAGGCGTCCAGCCAGATTACGGCGGTGCTCTCGACGGCCGCCCAAGCCAGCGAGAATCAGGACGACATCGAGCGCGAGCGCCGCTCGCGGGCCCGCATGCAGGTCGTCATCATCATCATGACGTACCTCACGCTGCTGGCGGTGATGCTCATCCTCCAGGTGAAGTTCCTCGGCACGATGAGCGGGCTGGAGACCTCGACCGGGGGCGCGGGCGGCGCCGGCGGCCAGTTGAGCTTCGGCGGGGATATCGACACCGAGCTGCTGGGGATGATGTTCTTCCACGCGGTGACGATGCAGGGAGTTATCTCCGGGTTCGTCGCGGGGTACATCCGCGACGCCAGCCTGCTGTCGGGCGTGAAGTTCGCGGTCGCGCTGCCGACCGTCGCGCTCGTCGCGTTCTCGTTCGCCTGA
- the hpt gene encoding hypoxanthine/guanine phosphoribosyltransferase has product MERLRESFQRAPVIEKEGGYEYVVLPISNGVPMLDPALLREVVVGITRVADLEGVDKIVTPEAMGIHISTAVSLQTDLPVTVVRKREYGLPGEVEIHQETGYSEGEMYVNDVEEGDRVLVLDDLLSTGGTLRALTDALDGIGADIADVVVVIRKVGSESAMAESPHDVTALVDIEVSDGEVTVVDEYR; this is encoded by the coding sequence ATGGAGCGGTTACGCGAGTCCTTCCAGCGGGCGCCCGTCATCGAGAAGGAGGGCGGCTACGAGTACGTCGTCCTCCCGATTAGCAACGGCGTGCCGATGCTCGACCCCGCGCTGTTGCGGGAGGTCGTCGTCGGCATCACCCGGGTCGCGGACCTCGAAGGCGTGGACAAAATCGTGACCCCGGAGGCGATGGGCATCCACATCTCGACGGCGGTGAGCCTGCAGACGGACCTCCCGGTGACCGTCGTGCGCAAGCGCGAGTACGGCCTCCCGGGCGAGGTCGAAATCCACCAGGAGACGGGCTACTCGGAGGGCGAGATGTACGTCAACGACGTGGAGGAGGGCGACCGCGTGCTCGTGCTGGACGACCTGCTATCGACGGGCGGGACGCTGCGCGCGCTCACGGACGCTCTCGACGGCATCGGCGCGGACATCGCGGACGTCGTGGTGGTCATCCGGAAGGTCGGCTCGGAGAGCGCGATGGCCGAGTCGCCCCACGACGTGACGGCGCTGGTGGACATCGAGGTGTCGGACGGCGAGGTCACCGTGGTGGACGAGTACCGGTAG
- a CDS encoding MarR family transcriptional regulator, producing MSIDRETFENASEDELAGLSVPERVLGFLASHDGHAFEASEIAARLELDDGAVSTALTRLKDRDLVEHKATYWAVTDDEQRLAAYDGYERATSLFNEQLGEENADAWREQSPEGAHPSVDDEQ from the coding sequence ATGTCCATCGACCGCGAAACCTTCGAGAACGCGAGCGAGGACGAACTCGCGGGACTGTCCGTTCCCGAGCGCGTCCTCGGCTTCCTCGCGAGCCACGACGGCCACGCGTTTGAAGCGAGCGAGATTGCCGCTCGCCTCGAACTCGACGACGGAGCGGTCAGTACCGCCCTCACGCGGCTCAAGGACCGCGACCTCGTCGAACACAAGGCGACCTACTGGGCGGTCACCGACGACGAGCAGCGACTCGCGGCGTACGACGGCTACGAGCGCGCGACCTCGCTGTTCAACGAGCAACTCGGAGAGGAGAACGCGGACGCTTGGCGCGAGCAGTCGCCCGAGGGAGCGCACCCGAGCGTCGACGACGAACAGTGA
- a CDS encoding type II toxin-antitoxin system PemK/MazF family toxin: protein MSDEEPTPTFEPGDVVYGADPFDGDKQARPWLVLSNHEDRPFHGEQYIAVTLTTKSWLDGLLEIPDDDWIRGGTPEQSRIVSWGVQSLSSDDIAFWQGRLTQRLVDDAVASLVDELRQ, encoded by the coding sequence GTGAGCGACGAGGAACCGACGCCGACTTTCGAACCGGGCGACGTCGTCTACGGCGCCGACCCGTTCGACGGTGACAAGCAGGCGCGCCCGTGGCTCGTCCTCTCGAATCACGAGGACCGACCGTTCCACGGCGAACAGTACATCGCAGTCACGCTGACGACGAAGTCGTGGCTGGATGGCCTCCTCGAAATCCCGGACGACGACTGGATACGTGGTGGAACGCCCGAACAGAGCCGCATCGTTTCGTGGGGCGTCCAATCGCTCAGTTCCGACGACATCGCGTTCTGGCAAGGACGGCTGACGCAACGCCTCGTCGACGACGCCGTCGCGTCACTGGTCGACGAACTCCGCCAGTAG
- a CDS encoding iron transporter, producing the protein MRKPSRRAFLAAAGAAGLTASAGCLGFLETERATREPPLPENRPEAAYVPSHVEGMEMAGMQTSGRYACALTYTFPHRFWLVRTTDTDRVNVRGEDDVHLMVAVWDTETGTVLPEANVEIEHTGPEDETSSVTPWQMLSQQMGVHHGDNVALGPEGNYDVTVRVVPPTTRRSSGESVATDPVEFDFSFTFDRGALDDLPFEDIPADREGTEGAVDPMDMESATLSQVPPEDSFPIRVIGSGETGGAKLVVGTTSEFGDLAAGDDETYVAASLRTPHNRFVLPSASLSATADAGGERVFDGDLVPTLDADLGYHYGAVVSAGEEIENATVSVETPPQISRHEGYETAFFDFSDVSV; encoded by the coding sequence ATGCGTAAGCCGAGCCGGCGCGCGTTCCTCGCGGCCGCGGGCGCTGCGGGACTGACCGCGAGTGCGGGCTGTCTGGGCTTCCTCGAAACCGAGCGGGCGACCCGCGAGCCGCCGCTCCCCGAGAACCGCCCCGAGGCCGCCTACGTCCCCTCGCACGTCGAGGGGATGGAGATGGCGGGGATGCAGACCAGCGGCCGGTACGCGTGCGCGCTCACCTACACGTTCCCGCACCGCTTCTGGCTGGTGCGCACGACGGACACCGACCGCGTGAACGTCCGCGGCGAGGACGACGTGCACCTGATGGTCGCCGTCTGGGACACGGAAACCGGAACGGTGCTACCGGAAGCGAACGTCGAAATCGAGCACACCGGCCCGGAGGACGAGACGTCGTCGGTGACGCCGTGGCAGATGCTCTCCCAGCAGATGGGCGTCCACCACGGCGACAACGTCGCGCTCGGCCCGGAGGGCAACTACGACGTGACCGTGCGCGTCGTCCCGCCGACCACGCGCCGGTCGAGCGGCGAGTCGGTCGCCACGGACCCCGTGGAGTTCGACTTCTCGTTCACGTTCGACCGCGGCGCGCTCGACGACCTCCCGTTCGAGGACATCCCCGCCGACCGCGAGGGCACGGAAGGCGCCGTCGACCCGATGGACATGGAGAGCGCGACGCTCTCGCAGGTGCCTCCGGAGGATTCGTTCCCAATTCGGGTCATCGGGAGCGGCGAGACAGGCGGCGCGAAGCTGGTCGTCGGAACCACGAGCGAGTTCGGCGACCTCGCGGCCGGCGACGACGAGACGTACGTGGCGGCGTCGCTGCGCACGCCACACAACCGGTTCGTGCTCCCGAGCGCGTCGCTGTCCGCGACCGCCGACGCGGGCGGCGAGCGCGTCTTCGACGGCGACCTCGTGCCGACGCTCGACGCCGACCTCGGCTACCACTACGGCGCGGTCGTCTCCGCGGGCGAGGAAATCGAGAACGCGACCGTGAGCGTGGAGACGCCCCCGCAGATTTCGCGCCACGAGGGCTACGAGACGGCGTTCTTCGACTTCTCGGACGTGTCGGTCTGA